From a region of the Besnoitia besnoiti strain Bb-Ger1 chromosome I, whole genome shotgun sequence genome:
- a CDS encoding chitobiosyldiphosphodolichol beta-mannosyltransferase (encoded by transcript BESB_010590), whose product MAPGLRDLPRVFPAGSYVADYAVWCSCVALCGFAGLTLVFVALAVLQALLSFWRRHARSLRDAEKKWQGLVYGSACAPGGSVLSADSKRTEDFSSPALGSSAPASISSPSSSVLHVVIVVLGDLARSPRMIYHAQAFAASMSPPPIIHVVAYTPTPVPPSLTSLPLLVIHSLPPFPLEAFRRFFRGPFVLVFLALKLVQQAAALAGALLVLLVMLFFSTVRIEREGEGGTSRSALRRQALLVVQTPPALPTAFVCGVTSRLTGAKMILDWHNFAYTLMFPNRPRNEEGAHGHDSLVRSLQRAAAARAESVSGILASEALCVSKAMQQALQRDWGVRAAVLYDHPNAQIRPIDLAERHAIAMKYMRLPRDTAAATSPVRTAQSCLMGDSHSPAQSVRRRGAQRGSSEGAESRRCTDALPAAAPSATSEGQDRHLSSEDGDVHEEQVFLAFIDDCDEEVSGAIQHVGGSRLIAPSVSQEQPRSPSEDVAAVCEGEQVAPRTHLQRQWAFPASPSGVVKCNSAGARTPQRPAEGVGSTEEATLVSRAWLEHGGKSDDSATGGQRTDATCGRADSSRGCCRVAVEVKRRRPAVLLAATSWTGDEDMDLFLGALKRYDRQREWELRSLCKASQLARRNCGLAGDSGAPQRADDLLPPLLVLISGRGPGKSQWLSKARQSRLRHVAIRTLFAALQDYYRLLAAADVGISVHTSSSGVDLPMKVVDLKGAGVPVCAYEFPAIHELVCDGRDALLFVSAEGLCAKLQQLLRRFPTTFDEAVDLWQHRGLHTIPFATSSSVHCCESKGIPSCRSQADDRTARLGNSARSQPQSRDNEYCRAIPDGANVDGKAGGPQAAALDLLYRS is encoded by the exons ATGGCGCCCGGCCTCCGCGATCTGCCGCGTGTCTTTCCTGCTGGCTCGTATGTGGCTGATTACGCCGTCTGGTGTTCATGCGTGGCTCTGTGCGGGTTCGCGGGTCTCACTCTTGTCTTTGTCGCCCTCGCAGTCCTCCAGGCGTTGCTTTCTTTCTGGCGGCGACACGCTCGCAGCTTACGCGATGCTGAAAAGAAGTGGCAAGGGCTTGTCTACGGCAGCGCTTGCGCGCCAGGTGGATCCGTCCTGTCTGCCGACAGCAAGCGAACCGAGGATTTCTCGAGTCCCGCGCTCGgcagctctgcgcctgcctcgatctcgtcgccctcgtcgtcggtcTTACACGTGGTGATCGTCGTGCTGGGCGACTTGGCGAGAAGTCCGCGAATGATTTATCACGCTCAGGCCTTCGCAGCCAGCATGAGCCCACCCCCGATTATCCACGTCGTCGCGTACACGCCGACTCCCGTGCCGCCCAGTCTCACGAGTCTCCCCCTGCTAGTCATCCATTCTCTACCTCCCTTTCCTCTGGAGGCGTTTCGTCGGTTTTTTCGTGGGCCTTTCGTGCTCGTTTTCCTCGCTCTCAAGCTCGTCCAgcaggctgccgcgctcgcgggtgCCCTTTTGGTACTGCTGGTCATGCTGTTTTTCTCCACCGTGCGAATCGAGCGTGAAGGGGAAGGCGGCACGTCTCgcagcgccctccgccgccaggctcTGCTGGTCGTGCAGACGCCTCCCGCCCTCCCCACAGCTTTTGTCTGCGGGGTAACCAGTCGCTTGACAGGCGCCAAGATGATTCTTGACTGGCACAACTTTGCGTATACGCTGATGTTTCCGAATCGACCGCGcaacgaggagggcgcccaTGGGCACGACTCCCTCGTGCGCAgtctgcagagagccgcagcggcccgcGCTGAGTCGGTAAGCGGCATACTGGCCTCTgaggcgctctgcgtctccaaGGCAATGCAGCAAGCTCTCCAACGCGACTGGGGAGTGCGCGCTGCAGTCCTGTACGACCATCCGAATGCTCAAATCAGGCCAATTGACCTCGCAGAGCGGCACGCGATAGCCATGAAGTATatgcgtctcccgcgcgacACAGCGGCAGCCACGAGCCCAGTgaggacggcgcagagcTGTCTCATGGGCGACTCCCACTCGCCGGCGCAGTCCgtcaggcgacgaggagcgcAGCGGGGCAGctcagaaggcgcagagtcGCGTCGCTGCACAGACGCGCTcccggcagctgcgccgtccgcgacctCGGAAGGGCAGGACCGACACCTGTccagcgaggacggcgatGTGCACGAAGAGCAGGTCTTTCTCGCGTTTATTGACGACTGCGACGAAGAGGTCAGCGGTGCGATTCAGCACGTGGGCGGTTCCCGCCTCATCGCTCCGTCTGTCTCGCAGGAGCAGCCAAGAAGCCCTTCTGAGGATGTAGCCGCTGTATGCGAGGGAGAACAGGTCGCCCCGCGTACACACCTGCAGCGGCAGTGGGCCTTCCCTGCCAGTCCCTCGGGAGTCGTCAAGTGCAACTCAGCGGgtgcgcggacgccgcagaggccggctGAGGGCGTTGGCTCAACGGAGGAGGCCAcgctcgtctcgcgcgcg TGGCTGGAGCACGGTGGTAAGTCGGACGACTCAGCGACTGGGGGCCAGCGGACAGATGCgacctgcggccgcgcagacagctcgcgcggctgctgtcggGTTGCTGTCGAGGTGAAgcgtcggcgcccggcgGTCCTGCTGGCCGCAACGAGTTGGACTGGAGACGAGGACATGGATCTTTTCCTGGGCGCGCTAAAGCGGTATGATCGACAGCGAGAGTGGGAGCTGCGAAGCCTTTGCAAGGCTTCGCAGCTCGCTCGTAGAAACTGCGGTTtagcaggcgacagcggcgcgcctcaaCGCGCTGATGACCTCCTTCCACCCCTTCTGGTCCTGATCAGCGGCCGAGGCCCCGGGAAAAGCCAGTGGCTCAGCAAGGCTCGCCAGAGTCGCCTTCGCCACGTCGCCATTCGGACACTTTTCGCTGCTTTACAGGACTACTACAG GCtgctcgcagccgccgacgtCGGCATATCCGTCCACACCTCTAGCAGCGGCGTTGATTTACCGATGAAGGTGGTGGATTTGAAGGGTGCCGGAGTTCCTGTGTGTGCGTACGAGTTCCCGGCTATCCATGAG CTCGTCTGTGATGGTCGAGATGCGCTTTTGTTTGTTTCTGCGGAAGGCTTGTGTGCAAA ATTGCAACAGCTCCTTCGGCGTTTCCCGACCACGTTTGACGAGGCGGTCGACTTGTGGCAGCATCGAGGTCTCCATACCATACCTTTTGCTACCTCCAGCTCAGTGCATTGTTGTGAGTCGAAGGGAATCCCTTCATGTCGTTCGCAAGCAGATGATCGGACGGCGAGGCTAGGAAACTCTGCACGGTCACAGCCGCAATCTCGTGACAACGAATATTGCAGAGC TATCCCCGATGGCGCAAATGTAGATGGAAAGGCGGGGGGGCCTCAGGCTGCCGCCTTAGATTTGCTTTATCGGAGCTAG